From the Deltaproteobacteria bacterium genome, the window AGATCGTCGTCCGCGCCCGGATCTGCCCGCCGCTTCAGGCTATCAGCTTCTCCAGTCTCGTCCTCTGCCGCTCCAGCTGTTTCCGTCCTTCGTCTATGGCCCCGAGCACTCCCTTCTTCGCATCCCTTGTCAGGTCCTTGCCCTTTCCGAGGATGTCTTCGGCCCTGTCACCCACTACGCCGATCATCCCCGAAACGGATTCGCTGAACTCCTCCACTACGCCTGCCGCACCCCGCTTCGCCTTTTTCGCGTAGCGGGATATGTCGCTCCGGGTTTCCTTTCCCGATTGAGGCGCCAGCAGAAGGGCCGCGCCTGCCCCGATCAACGCTCCCGCCGCCAGTAGAATACCGCCAGTCACCACGCCGTTTCCCTTGTGTTCCATTTCGCACCTCCAGGTCGTGTGTAAAAATTGGATGCCGACGGCCCCCCCTGGATGCAATTTCATTTTACATCAAATATCGATACACATGGATTTAGTTAAACGAAATGGCAAGCGGTGAAGCGGCCGGGAAAGGATTCGCGGAAGACGGGGCAGACCTCTTCGCAGACCTTCTGCGCCATGAAACAGCGGGTGTGGAACCGGCAGCCGGGTGGAGGCGCGAGAGGGCTCGGGATCTCCCCGCGCAGCACTATATTTTCCTGCGGCGCACCCCCTATCATCGGGACCGCTGCCAGCAGACTGCGCGTGTACGGGTGCAGCGGATGCGCGAAAAGCTCCTCCGCGGGGGAGACTTCCATGAGTTTTCCCAGGTACATGACCGCGACGATGTCGCTCATGTGCCGGATCACCCGCAGGTCGTGGGAGATGAACAGGTAGGCCATGCCGTACTCGTCCTGGATGTCCTTGAGCAGGTTCAGGATCTGCGCCTGGACGGAGACGTCGAGCGCGGACACCGGCTCGTCGGCGACCACGAGCTTCGGCGACAGGGCGATCGCCCGGGCGATACCGATCCGCTGCCGCTGCCCCCCGGAGAATTCATGGGGGTACTTGTCCGCGGCATCCTCCGACAGCCCCACGCGAAGCAGCAGCCGGAGCGCCTTTTCCCTGATCTCCCGGCGGCCGGCCACGCCGTGGACGAGCCATCCTTCCCCCACGATGTCGCGGATCCGCATCCGCGGGTTGAGGGAGGAGTAGGGGTCCTGGAAGACGATCTGCATACGCCTCCGTGTCGCGCGCAGTTCCTCCCCTTCCAGGCGCGTGATGTCCCTTCCTTCGAAACGGATCGTCCCGGCGTCGGGATCGATAAGCCGGAGGGCGACTCGTCCCAGCGTCGTCTTGCCGCAGCCCGATTCGCCCACCAGGCCGACGGTCTTCCCCTCCGGGACGCCGAGGGACACCCCGTCGATCGCATGCACCCGCAGCATCTCGCGGGAGAAGAACGACGCCTTGACCGGAAAATACTTGTAGACGTTTTCAAGCGATAGAAGGATCCGCCCGCCGCTGTCCCCGGTCATCCCGTTCTCCCCCCGGATTCCTCGCCGCCCGGCGGCGCCTTCCCCCGCCTGGCCTTCTGGTAATGGCAAGCAGCGAAGTGCCCCGGGGCATACTCCTCGAGCGGCGGGTCGACCCGGTCGCACACCGAAAGTTCGTCTTCGGCCGCCTCTCCGGAACGGAACCGCTCCAGGGCATTTTGCCGGAACGGACACCGGTCTGAGAACGGACATCCGGGGGGGATGCCGCGCAGGTCGGGCACCGTGCCGGGGATCGACGGCAGCCGCTTCTCTCCGACGCTTTTCCCCGGGAGCGAACGGAGCAGTCCCTGGGTATAGGGGTGGATCGGGTCGGCGAAGAGATCGGCCGTTTTCGCGATCTCGACGATCCTGCCCAGATACATGATCGCCACCCGGTCGGCGAACTCGTGGACAACCCCCAGGTCGTGCGTGATGAGCAGGACCGCCATTTTCCGCTCCTGCTCCCGCATCTCCTTCAGGAGCGAGAGGATCTGCGCCTGGATCGTGACGTCGAGCGCGGTCGTTGGCTCGTCGGCGATCAGCAGGGCCGGTTCGAGGGCGAGCGCCATGGCGATCATCGCACGCTGCCGCATCCCTCCGCTCAATTGATGGGGGTATTCCCGGGCGCGCCGCTCCGGGTCCGGCACCTTGACGCGGCGCATCCATTCCACCGCCCGCTCCGCGGCCTCCTTCTTCCCGCACGTCCCGTGCACAGTGAACACCTCAGCCACCTGGTCGCCGATGGTCAGCACCGGGTTCAGGGAGGTCATCGGCTCCTGGAAGATCATGGAGATTTCCTTCCCCCGCACTCCGCACATCCCGGCTTCCGACAGGGCCAGCAGATCCCGGCCCCGGAAATCGACGGTCCCGCCTTCGATCTCCGCGGGCGGCTGCTGAAGGAGACGCAGGATCGATAGGGCGGTGACCGTCTTCCCGCAGCCGGACTCCCCGACCAGCCCCAGCGTCTCCCCGGCCTCGAGCGAGAACGATACGCCGAAAAGCGCGCGCACCTTCCCCCGGTCCGTCCGAAACGCGACCCGAAGGTCCCTGACCGAAAGCAACAGATCTCCCATTACCTATAGCCCCCTCAACCTGGGAGCGAGAACCCAACCGCTTGAGTACATATCGAGGGTTCGAGGTTCAAGGAAGTATTTCATTTACCTGCCCCTTAAGCGGGGATCCACG encodes:
- a CDS encoding YtxH domain-containing protein, whose translation is MEHKGNGVVTGGILLAAGALIGAGAALLLAPQSGKETRSDISRYAKKAKRGAAGVVEEFSESVSGMIGVVGDRAEDILGKGKDLTRDAKKGVLGAIDEGRKQLERQRTRLEKLIA
- a CDS encoding ATP-binding cassette domain-containing protein — its product is MTGDSGGRILLSLENVYKYFPVKASFFSREMLRVHAIDGVSLGVPEGKTVGLVGESGCGKTTLGRVALRLIDPDAGTIRFEGRDITRLEGEELRATRRRMQIVFQDPYSSLNPRMRIRDIVGEGWLVHGVAGRREIREKALRLLLRVGLSEDAADKYPHEFSGGQRQRIGIARAIALSPKLVVADEPVSALDVSVQAQILNLLKDIQDEYGMAYLFISHDLRVIRHMSDIVAVMYLGKLMEVSPAEELFAHPLHPYTRSLLAAVPMIGGAPQENIVLRGEIPSPLAPPPGCRFHTRCFMAQKVCEEVCPVFRESFPGRFTACHFV
- a CDS encoding ABC transporter ATP-binding protein, producing the protein MGDLLLSVRDLRVAFRTDRGKVRALFGVSFSLEAGETLGLVGESGCGKTVTALSILRLLQQPPAEIEGGTVDFRGRDLLALSEAGMCGVRGKEISMIFQEPMTSLNPVLTIGDQVAEVFTVHGTCGKKEAAERAVEWMRRVKVPDPERRAREYPHQLSGGMRQRAMIAMALALEPALLIADEPTTALDVTIQAQILSLLKEMREQERKMAVLLITHDLGVVHEFADRVAIMYLGRIVEIAKTADLFADPIHPYTQGLLRSLPGKSVGEKRLPSIPGTVPDLRGIPPGCPFSDRCPFRQNALERFRSGEAAEDELSVCDRVDPPLEEYAPGHFAACHYQKARRGKAPPGGEESGGRTG